Proteins encoded within one genomic window of Sphingomonas cannabina:
- the cyoD gene encoding cytochrome o ubiquinol oxidase subunit IV, producing the protein MSADHTADHGHEDHDVHAPHGSLKGYVIGFGLSVVLTAIPFWLVMGGVLSPGATAALVIAFAVVQILVHMIFFLHLDTKSEGGWNLLAAIFTIVLVVITLAGSLWVMYHMNANMMPSMTQGEMSGQSEMSGM; encoded by the coding sequence ATGAGCGCCGACCACACCGCCGACCACGGCCATGAGGACCACGACGTCCATGCGCCGCACGGCTCGCTCAAGGGCTATGTGATCGGCTTCGGCCTGTCGGTCGTCCTCACCGCCATTCCGTTCTGGCTGGTGATGGGGGGAGTGCTGTCGCCCGGCGCCACCGCGGCGCTCGTCATCGCCTTCGCCGTGGTGCAGATCCTCGTCCACATGATCTTCTTCCTCCACCTCGACACCAAGTCGGAAGGCGGATGGAACCTGCTCGCGGCGATCTTCACCATCGTGCTGGTGGTGATCACGCTCGCCGGGTCGCTGTGGGTCATGTACCACATGAACGCGAACATGATGCCGTCGATGACCCAGGGCGAGATGAGCGGCCAGAGCGAGATGAGCGGGATGTGA
- the cyoC gene encoding cytochrome o ubiquinol oxidase subunit III yields MSTTTIDQAEGKPPVFYLADEHDHAPGGSTLLGFWLYLMSDCLIFAVLFACYGVYGTSYAGGPTAREIFELPLVALNTTMLLMSSITYGFAMLAMERGRVGQTQLWLAITGLFGAAFLGIELYEFANLIHEGAGPWRSAFLSSFFTLVGTHGLHVTFGIIWLVTLMVQVGRRGLIQANKRRLMCLSMFWHFLDVVWIGVFTFVYLLGVLR; encoded by the coding sequence ATGAGCACGACCACGATCGACCAGGCCGAGGGCAAGCCGCCGGTCTTCTACCTCGCCGACGAGCACGACCATGCGCCGGGCGGCAGCACGCTGCTGGGCTTCTGGCTCTACCTGATGAGCGACTGCCTCATCTTCGCGGTGCTGTTCGCCTGCTACGGCGTCTACGGGACGTCCTATGCCGGCGGGCCGACCGCGCGCGAGATCTTCGAGCTGCCGCTGGTGGCGCTCAACACCACCATGCTGCTGATGTCGTCGATCACCTACGGCTTCGCCATGCTGGCGATGGAGCGGGGCAGGGTAGGGCAGACCCAGCTGTGGCTGGCGATCACCGGGCTGTTCGGCGCCGCCTTCCTCGGCATCGAGCTCTACGAGTTCGCCAATCTGATCCACGAAGGCGCTGGGCCATGGCGCAGCGCCTTCCTGTCGTCCTTCTTCACTTTGGTGGGGACGCACGGGCTGCATGTCACCTTCGGCATCATCTGGCTGGTGACGCTGATGGTACAGGTCGGGCGGCGCGGGCTGATCCAGGCCAACAAGCGGCGGCTGATGTGCCTCAGCATGTTCTGGCACTTCCTGGACGTCGTCTGGATCGGCGTCTTCACCTTCGTCTATCTGCTTGGGGTCCTGAGATGA
- the cyoB gene encoding cytochrome o ubiquinol oxidase subunit I produces the protein MNETFLKTIFGRLSLESLPIHEPILVATFIGVALGGVALLGVITKYRLWGYLWKEWFTSIDHKKIGIMYMILGIIMLLRGFSDAIMMRAQQAIAFGPNEGYLPAHHYDQVFTAHGVIMIFFVAMPLVTGLMNYIVPLQIGARDVAFPFLNNFSFWMTTAGAVLVMASLFIGEFARTGWLAMAPLSGLDYSPDVGVDYYIWSLQIAGVGTLLSGVNLLATIVKMRAPGMSMMKMPIFTWTSLCTNVLIVAAFPVLTAVLALLSLDRYLGTNFFTNTMGGNPMMYVNLIWIWGHPEVYILILPAFGIFSEVTSTFCGKRLFGYTSMVYATVVITILSYLVWLHHFFTMGSGASVNSFFGITTMIISIPTGAKIFNWLFTMYRGRIRFELPMMWTVAFMLTFVIGGMTGVLLAVPPADFVLHNSLFLVAHFHNVIIGGVLFGLFAGINYWFPKAFGFKLDRKWGLVSFWCWVIGFWVAFMPLYILGLMGVTRRLRHFEDPSLQIWFVIAAIGAAIIAVGIAAFIIQLVVSFMKREELADTTGDPWGGRTLEWATSSPPPDYNFAFTPVVHDLDAWYDMKSRNYQRPTSGFRPIHMPKNTGAGIILAGFSVVFGFGMIWYMWWLAAIAFLGLVATAIIHTFNYDRDYHIPVETVIETEDARTRLLASAEA, from the coding sequence ATGAACGAGACTTTCCTCAAGACGATCTTCGGGCGGCTCTCGCTCGAGTCCCTGCCGATCCACGAGCCGATCCTGGTCGCGACCTTCATCGGCGTCGCGCTGGGCGGCGTCGCGCTGCTGGGCGTGATCACCAAGTATCGCCTCTGGGGCTATCTCTGGAAGGAGTGGTTCACCAGCATCGACCACAAGAAGATCGGGATCATGTACATGATCCTGGGCATCATCATGCTGCTGCGCGGCTTTTCCGACGCGATCATGATGCGCGCGCAGCAGGCGATCGCGTTCGGACCGAACGAGGGCTATCTGCCGGCGCACCATTACGACCAAGTGTTCACCGCGCATGGCGTGATCATGATCTTCTTCGTGGCGATGCCGCTGGTCACCGGCCTCATGAACTACATCGTGCCGCTGCAGATCGGCGCGCGGGACGTCGCCTTTCCGTTCCTCAACAACTTCAGCTTCTGGATGACGACGGCGGGCGCGGTGCTGGTGATGGCGTCGCTGTTCATCGGCGAGTTCGCGCGGACCGGCTGGCTGGCGATGGCGCCCTTGTCAGGGCTCGACTACTCGCCCGACGTCGGGGTCGACTATTACATATGGTCGCTGCAGATCGCGGGCGTCGGGACGCTCTTATCCGGCGTCAACCTGCTGGCGACCATCGTCAAGATGCGCGCGCCGGGCATGTCGATGATGAAGATGCCGATCTTCACCTGGACGTCGCTGTGCACCAACGTGCTGATCGTCGCCGCCTTCCCGGTGCTGACCGCCGTGCTCGCGCTGCTCAGCCTCGACCGCTATCTCGGCACCAACTTCTTCACCAACACCATGGGCGGCAACCCCATGATGTACGTGAACCTGATCTGGATCTGGGGCCACCCCGAGGTCTACATCCTGATCCTGCCTGCGTTCGGCATCTTCTCCGAAGTGACCTCGACCTTCTGCGGCAAGCGGCTCTTCGGCTACACCTCGATGGTCTATGCGACGGTGGTCATCACCATCCTGTCGTACCTGGTGTGGCTGCACCATTTCTTCACCATGGGGTCGGGGGCGAGCGTCAACAGCTTCTTCGGCATCACGACGATGATCATCTCGATCCCGACGGGGGCGAAGATCTTCAACTGGCTGTTCACCATGTACCGCGGGCGCATCCGCTTCGAGCTGCCGATGATGTGGACGGTCGCGTTCATGCTGACCTTCGTGATCGGCGGCATGACCGGCGTGCTGCTCGCGGTGCCGCCGGCGGACTTCGTGCTGCACAACTCGCTGTTCCTGGTGGCGCATTTCCACAACGTCATCATCGGCGGCGTGCTGTTCGGGCTGTTCGCGGGGATCAACTACTGGTTCCCCAAGGCGTTCGGGTTCAAGCTCGACAGGAAGTGGGGCCTGGTGTCCTTCTGGTGCTGGGTGATCGGCTTCTGGGTGGCGTTCATGCCGCTCTACATCCTGGGGCTGATGGGCGTGACGCGGCGCCTCCGCCACTTCGAGGACCCGAGCCTGCAGATCTGGTTCGTGATCGCCGCGATCGGCGCCGCGATCATCGCGGTCGGCATCGCCGCCTTCATCATCCAGCTCGTCGTCAGCTTCATGAAGCGCGAGGAACTGGCCGACACCACCGGCGATCCGTGGGGCGGGCGCACGCTCGAATGGGCGACCTCGTCGCCGCCGCCCGACTACAACTTCGCCTTCACGCCGGTCGTCCACGACCTCGACGCCTGGTACGATATGAAGAGCCGCAACTACCAGCGGCCGACCTCCGGCTTCCGGCCGATCCACATGCCGAAGAACACCGGCGCCGGCATCATCCTGGCGGGATTCAGCGTCGTGTTCGGCTTCGGCATGATCTGGTACATGTGGTGGCTGGCGGCGATCGCCTTCTTGGGGCTGGTCGCGACGGCGATCATCCACACCTTCAACTACGACCGCGACTACCACATCCCGGTGGAGACGGTGATCGAGACCGAGGACGCGCGCACCAGGCTGCTCGCGAGCGCGGAGGCCTGA
- the cyoA gene encoding ubiquinol oxidase subunit II, with product MSPVPALRPPRLKAVSAFAMLPLLLGGCGMTVLDPAGDVARQQGQLVMISTGLMLLIIVPVMALTIFFAWKYRQSNRDADYDPEWDHSTQLELAIWAAPLMIIIALGALTWTSTHLLDPYRPIERTAPGKPVAGHVKPLEIQVVSLDWKWLFIYPEQGIATVNLLALPVDRPVRFRLTSSSVMNAFYVPELAGMIYTMPGMETKLHAVLNKAGQFEGISSNYSGAGFSDMRFAVAGMDEGAFERWAAGLRGGGGRLDAAEYLKLERPSEKVPVIRYAAVESGLFDRAVQMCVRPGQTCMAETMHHDMMRGGGGHAPVNDAPQKPGEPEGGLLQSPEEHKTTPHQSAPHHPEAAPGGHAPGHQSNENMTRNDIPARPGATPATAA from the coding sequence ATGAGTCCCGTACCGGCCCTCCGTCCACCGCGCCTGAAGGCGGTTTCCGCGTTCGCCATGCTTCCGCTGCTGCTCGGCGGTTGCGGCATGACGGTGCTCGATCCCGCCGGCGACGTCGCCCGCCAGCAGGGCCAGCTCGTCATGATCTCGACCGGGCTGATGCTGCTGATCATCGTGCCGGTGATGGCGCTGACCATCTTCTTCGCCTGGAAGTACCGCCAGTCGAACCGCGATGCCGACTATGATCCCGAATGGGACCATTCGACCCAGCTCGAGCTGGCGATCTGGGCGGCGCCGCTGATGATCATCATCGCATTGGGCGCGCTGACCTGGACGAGCACGCATCTGCTCGATCCCTATCGGCCGATCGAGCGGACCGCGCCGGGCAAGCCGGTCGCGGGCCATGTGAAGCCGCTGGAGATCCAGGTGGTCTCGCTCGACTGGAAGTGGCTGTTCATCTATCCCGAGCAGGGCATCGCCACCGTGAACCTGCTGGCACTGCCGGTCGACCGGCCGGTGCGCTTCCGGCTGACGTCGAGCAGCGTGATGAACGCCTTCTACGTGCCCGAGCTCGCCGGCATGATCTACACCATGCCGGGGATGGAGACGAAGCTCCACGCGGTGCTCAACAAGGCCGGGCAGTTCGAGGGCATCTCGTCCAACTACAGCGGCGCCGGCTTCTCCGACATGCGCTTTGCGGTGGCGGGGATGGACGAGGGCGCGTTCGAGCGCTGGGCGGCGGGGCTGCGCGGCGGCGGCGGCAGGCTGGACGCGGCGGAGTATCTGAAGCTCGAGAGGCCGAGCGAGAAGGTGCCGGTGATCCGCTACGCCGCGGTCGAGAGCGGGCTGTTCGACCGCGCGGTGCAGATGTGCGTGCGGCCGGGCCAGACCTGCATGGCCGAGACGATGCACCACGACATGATGCGCGGTGGCGGCGGGCATGCACCGGTCAACGATGCGCCGCAGAAGCCGGGCGAGCCTGAGGGCGGCCTGCTGCAGTCGCCGGAGGAGCATAAGACCACGCCGCACCAGTCGGCGCCGCATCATCCCGAGGCTGCGCCGGGCGGACACGCGCCCGGCCATCAGAGCAACGAGAACATGACCCGGAACGACATTCCGGCCCGGCCGGGCGCCACGCCCGCCACCGCGGCCTGA
- a CDS encoding MFS transporter: protein MSAQAASSTPLERDARALNTRGSHEVRPSEIAVGVIIGRTSEFFDFFVYAIASVIVFPQIVFPYLDRLAGTLWSFAIFALAFIARPIGSLIFMAIDRRHGRGTKLTIALFLLGSSTVAVAFLPGYEQVGIIAAILLALLRFGQGIALGGTWDGLASLLAVNVQEGKRGWYAMIPQLGAPLGLIVASALFAFFLATLSQEDFLSWGWRYPFFVAFALNVVALFARLRMVVTPEYERLFENRELQPTPVVRTVRSQWLNIIIGAFAPLASFALFHMVTVFPLSWIFLYTKEGLVRFLTIEIVAAFCGLAAIVVSGLLADRIGRRSLLGYTAAAIAVFSGFAPQLLAAGPGGETVFMVLGFVLLGLSFGQSSGAVSANFDKGERYTSSAVTSDLAWLFGAGFAPLAALVLASSFGLIAAGAYLLSGALGTLAALALNKELASRLD from the coding sequence ATGTCCGCACAGGCCGCCTCCTCCACGCCGCTCGAGCGCGATGCTCGCGCCCTCAACACACGCGGAAGCCATGAGGTCCGCCCGAGCGAGATCGCGGTCGGCGTGATCATCGGCCGCACGTCGGAATTCTTCGACTTCTTCGTCTACGCGATCGCCTCGGTGATCGTGTTCCCGCAGATCGTCTTCCCCTATCTCGACCGGCTGGCCGGCACCTTGTGGTCGTTCGCGATCTTCGCGCTCGCCTTCATCGCGCGTCCGATCGGCTCGCTGATCTTCATGGCGATCGACCGCCGCCACGGCCGCGGCACCAAGCTGACCATCGCGCTGTTCCTGCTCGGCAGCTCGACCGTCGCGGTCGCCTTCCTGCCCGGCTACGAGCAGGTCGGCATCATCGCCGCGATCCTGCTCGCGCTGCTCCGCTTCGGCCAGGGCATCGCGCTCGGCGGCACCTGGGACGGCCTCGCCTCGCTGCTCGCCGTCAACGTGCAGGAGGGCAAGCGCGGCTGGTATGCGATGATCCCCCAGCTGGGCGCGCCGCTCGGCCTGATCGTCGCGAGCGCGCTGTTCGCCTTCTTCCTCGCCACCCTCTCGCAGGAGGATTTCCTGAGCTGGGGCTGGCGCTATCCCTTCTTCGTCGCCTTCGCGCTCAACGTCGTCGCGCTGTTCGCGCGGCTGCGCATGGTGGTGACGCCCGAATACGAACGGCTGTTCGAGAACCGCGAGCTCCAGCCGACCCCGGTGGTCCGCACCGTGCGCTCGCAGTGGCTCAACATCATCATCGGCGCCTTCGCCCCGCTGGCGAGCTTCGCGCTGTTCCACATGGTGACGGTGTTCCCGCTGTCGTGGATCTTCCTCTACACCAAGGAAGGGCTGGTCCGCTTCCTCACCATCGAGATCGTCGCCGCCTTCTGCGGGCTCGCGGCGATCGTGGTGTCGGGGCTGCTCGCCGACCGCATCGGACGACGCTCGCTGCTCGGCTACACCGCCGCGGCGATCGCGGTGTTCAGCGGCTTCGCCCCGCAGCTTCTGGCTGCCGGCCCCGGCGGCGAGACGGTGTTCATGGTGCTCGGCTTCGTGCTGCTCGGCCTGTCGTTCGGCCAATCGTCGGGCGCGGTGTCGGCCAATTTCGACAAGGGCGAGCGCTACACCAGCTCCGCCGTCACCTCGGACCTCGCCTGGCTGTTCGGCGCCGGCTTCGCCCCGCTGGCGGCGCTGGTGCTGGCAAGCTCGTTCGGCCTGATCGCGGCGGGCGCGTACCTGCTGTCGGGTGCGCTCGGCACGCTGGCGGCGCTGGCGCTCAACAAGGAACTGGCGAGCCGGCTGGATTAA
- a CDS encoding dihydrofolate reductase family protein: MAKLVFGMNQSLDGYVDHTEFAPDPTLFRHFVEEAEGQAGSVYGRRLYELMRYWDDDHPEWGADEHAFAAAWRKQPKWVVSRSLTSVGPNATLVGDDLEGAIRELKAGRDGEIEVAGPTLARSLTDLGLIDEYRIYLHPVVLGRGTPYFAGPRPPLRLIASDRIGEDVIRLRYVPA; this comes from the coding sequence ATGGCCAAGCTCGTGTTCGGAATGAACCAGTCCCTCGACGGCTACGTCGATCATACGGAGTTCGCGCCGGATCCTACGCTCTTCCGCCACTTCGTCGAGGAAGCCGAGGGGCAGGCGGGCAGCGTGTACGGTCGTCGGCTATATGAGCTCATGCGCTACTGGGACGACGATCATCCCGAATGGGGCGCAGACGAACACGCCTTCGCGGCGGCGTGGCGGAAGCAGCCGAAATGGGTCGTCTCGCGGTCGTTGACCTCGGTCGGCCCCAACGCCACGCTGGTCGGAGATGATCTCGAGGGCGCGATCCGCGAGCTGAAGGCCGGACGCGACGGGGAGATCGAAGTCGCCGGCCCGACCCTGGCGCGAAGCCTCACCGACCTTGGCCTGATCGACGAGTATCGCATCTACCTGCATCCCGTCGTGCTCGGCCGCGGCACGCCATATTTCGCGGGACCGCGGCCGCCGCTCCGCCTGATCGCCAGCGATCGGATCGGCGAGGATGTGATCCGGTTGAGGTACGTTCCCGCCTGA
- the hutC gene encoding histidine utilization repressor: MTLDQRIRCDIEARIHSGDWPPGTRIPFEHELVTHYGCSRATVSKALQRLAHDGLIERRRKAGSFVARPHIESAVLEVPDLAEAVRARGEVHRWELRMRRRGDERRGAESGIVGPVLHLAGVHHSGDLPLAWEQRTLSLSAVPQAEHESFEEIAPGSWLLAHVPWTEARHRIQAVEASPEESGLLGIRSHAACLQLERWTWRASEPVTYVRQLFPGSRYDLVAEFRP; the protein is encoded by the coding sequence TTGACGCTCGACCAGCGCATCCGCTGCGACATCGAGGCGCGCATCCACTCCGGCGACTGGCCGCCGGGGACTCGGATTCCCTTCGAGCATGAGCTGGTCACGCATTACGGCTGCTCGCGCGCGACCGTCAGCAAGGCGCTGCAGCGGCTCGCCCATGACGGGCTGATCGAACGGCGGCGCAAGGCCGGATCGTTCGTGGCGCGGCCGCATATCGAGTCGGCGGTGCTCGAGGTGCCCGACCTCGCCGAAGCCGTCCGGGCGCGGGGCGAGGTCCATCGCTGGGAATTGCGGATGCGGCGCCGGGGCGATGAGCGGCGCGGCGCGGAAAGCGGGATCGTGGGGCCGGTGCTGCACCTGGCCGGCGTCCATCATAGCGGCGACCTTCCACTGGCATGGGAGCAGCGCACGCTGTCGCTGTCGGCGGTGCCGCAGGCCGAACATGAATCCTTCGAGGAGATCGCGCCGGGGAGCTGGCTGCTCGCGCACGTGCCGTGGACCGAGGCCCGCCACCGCATCCAGGCGGTCGAGGCCTCGCCGGAGGAGAGCGGGCTGCTCGGCATCCGCAGCCATGCGGCGTGCCTCCAGCTCGAACGCTGGACCTGGCGCGCGAGCGAGCCGGTGACTTACGTGCGGCAGCTGTTTCCCGGCAGCCGGTATGACCTGGTGGCGGAGTTCCGGCCTTAG
- a CDS encoding formimidoylglutamate deiminase — translation MQRLWFEQAWLPDGWARSVLVTVADGRIASVEPGAEPGDAERHGAAIPGLGNVHSHGFQRGMAGLSETRGQPEDDFWSWREVMYRFLDRLTPEDVAAITAQAYVEMLETGYTRVGEFHYLHNDISGERYADPAEMAGAIVAAAEAAGIGLTLLPVFYAHSDFGGVAPVPGQRRFVSDVDGFAELVEASRAHLKGDANLGIAPHSLRAVTPEELDAILPVAGGGPIHIHAAEQQREVEACLAWSGARPVEWLLDHAPLDPRWCLIHATHLTDGECDRLATSGVVAGLCPVTEANLGDGIFPATHYLARGGRIATGTDSNICVDAAGELRALEYSQRLRDRRRVLTADEAAPSAGTRLFRDALAGGAQALGVRGGLVVGAAADIVSFAMSHPCFAAADPATILDRWVFAGRAGLIDRVWRAGRLCVEGGRHVAAEAVAVRYAQAMRRVLA, via the coding sequence ATGCAGCGGCTTTGGTTTGAACAGGCATGGCTTCCGGACGGCTGGGCGCGATCGGTGCTGGTGACCGTTGCCGACGGCCGTATCGCCTCGGTCGAACCCGGCGCCGAGCCCGGCGACGCCGAGCGGCACGGCGCCGCCATCCCCGGCCTCGGCAACGTCCACAGCCACGGCTTCCAGCGCGGCATGGCGGGGCTGTCGGAGACGCGCGGCCAGCCCGAGGACGACTTCTGGAGCTGGCGCGAGGTGATGTACCGCTTCCTCGACCGGCTGACCCCCGAGGACGTCGCCGCGATCACCGCCCAGGCTTATGTCGAGATGCTGGAGACCGGCTACACGCGGGTCGGCGAGTTCCATTACCTCCACAACGACATCTCGGGCGAACGTTACGCCGATCCGGCCGAGATGGCGGGCGCGATCGTCGCGGCGGCGGAGGCGGCGGGGATCGGGCTCACGCTGCTGCCGGTGTTCTACGCCCATTCGGATTTCGGCGGAGTTGCGCCGGTGCCGGGACAGCGACGCTTCGTCAGCGACGTCGACGGCTTCGCGGAGCTGGTGGAGGCGAGCCGAGCGCACCTCAAAGGCGACGCTAATCTCGGCATCGCGCCGCATTCGCTGCGCGCGGTGACGCCCGAGGAACTCGACGCGATCCTGCCGGTGGCAGGCGGCGGCCCGATCCATATCCACGCCGCCGAGCAGCAGCGCGAGGTCGAGGCGTGCCTCGCCTGGAGCGGTGCGCGGCCGGTGGAGTGGCTGCTCGATCATGCGCCGCTCGACCCGCGCTGGTGCCTGATCCACGCGACGCATCTCACCGATGGCGAGTGCGACCGCCTGGCCACCAGCGGCGTGGTCGCCGGCCTGTGCCCGGTCACCGAGGCCAATCTCGGCGACGGCATCTTTCCGGCGACGCATTATCTCGCGCGGGGCGGGCGGATCGCGACCGGCACCGATTCCAACATCTGCGTCGATGCGGCCGGCGAGCTGCGCGCGCTCGAATATTCGCAGCGGCTGCGCGACCGGCGGCGGGTGCTGACCGCGGACGAGGCGGCGCCCTCGGCCGGCACCCGGCTGTTCCGCGACGCGCTGGCGGGCGGCGCGCAGGCGCTGGGCGTGCGGGGCGGGCTGGTCGTCGGCGCGGCGGCGGATATCGTGAGCTTCGCCATGTCGCATCCCTGCTTCGCCGCGGCCGATCCTGCGACGATCCTCGACCGCTGGGTCTTCGCCGGCCGGGCGGGCCTGATCGATCGCGTGTGGCGGGCGGGGCGGCTTTGCGTGGAGGGCGGCCGCCATGTCGCGGCGGAAGCTGTGGCGGTGCGCTACGCCCAGGCGATGCGGCGGGTGCTCGCTTGA
- the hutI gene encoding imidazolonepropionase codes for MDRLWINARLATMAGDGLGIVEDGAVACTAGRIAYAGPRADAPATAAEVIDCGGRWITPGLIDCHTHLVYAGDRAGEWAMRLAGASYEEIARAGGGILSTMRATRAADEAALVAAALPRLDALLAEGVTTVEVKSGYGLTLADERKMLVAARALGRERPVRVATTFLGAHAVPPEYAGRPDAYVDLVCDEMIPAVAELADAVDAFCEGIGFTPEQTARVFDAAARHGLPVKLHAEQLSNQHGAALAARHGALSADHLEHLDAEGIAAMAAAGTVAVLLPGAFYFTRETRLPPVSALRAADVPIALATDCNPGTSPLTSVLLAMNFGATLFHLTVEECLKGVTRHAARALGRLDHLGTIETGKHCDLAIWDIDRPEELVYRIGFNPLHTRVWNGQCTTSS; via the coding sequence ATGGACCGGCTCTGGATCAATGCCCGTCTGGCGACCATGGCGGGCGATGGGCTCGGCATCGTCGAAGACGGCGCGGTCGCCTGTACGGCCGGCCGGATCGCCTATGCCGGCCCCCGCGCCGACGCACCGGCGACCGCGGCGGAGGTGATCGACTGCGGAGGTCGCTGGATCACGCCGGGGCTGATCGATTGCCACACGCACCTGGTCTACGCCGGCGACCGCGCGGGCGAATGGGCGATGCGGCTGGCCGGCGCGAGCTATGAGGAGATCGCACGCGCTGGCGGCGGCATCCTGTCGACGATGCGCGCGACGCGGGCAGCGGACGAGGCGGCGCTGGTCGCCGCCGCCCTCCCCCGGCTCGATGCGCTGCTCGCCGAGGGCGTGACCACGGTCGAGGTCAAGTCCGGCTACGGCCTCACGCTTGCGGACGAACGCAAGATGCTCGTTGCCGCGCGGGCGCTGGGGCGCGAACGGCCGGTGCGGGTCGCGACGACCTTCCTCGGCGCCCATGCCGTGCCGCCCGAATATGCCGGCCGTCCCGATGCCTATGTCGACCTCGTCTGCGACGAGATGATCCCGGCCGTCGCGGAGCTGGCGGATGCGGTCGACGCCTTCTGCGAGGGGATCGGCTTCACTCCGGAACAGACCGCACGCGTGTTCGACGCGGCGGCGCGCCACGGCCTGCCGGTCAAGCTCCACGCCGAGCAGCTCTCCAACCAGCACGGCGCGGCCCTTGCCGCGCGCCACGGAGCGCTGTCGGCCGACCATCTCGAGCATCTCGACGCCGAGGGCATCGCGGCGATGGCGGCGGCGGGGACGGTGGCGGTGCTGCTCCCCGGCGCCTTCTACTTCACGCGGGAGACGCGCCTGCCGCCGGTGTCCGCGCTGCGCGCCGCCGATGTCCCCATCGCGCTCGCGACCGACTGCAACCCGGGGACATCGCCTCTGACGTCCGTCCTCCTCGCGATGAACTTCGGAGCCACCTTGTTCCACCTGACCGTGGAGGAATGTCTCAAGGGCGTCACCCGCCACGCCGCCCGGGCACTGGGCCGGCTGGACCATCTCGGCACGATCGAGACCGGCAAGCACTGCGACCTCGCGATCTGGGACATCGATCGGCCCGAGGAGCTCGTCTACCGCATCGGGTTCAACCCGCTGCACACCCGCGTGTGGAACGGCCAATGCACGACATCATCCTGA